Proteins encoded together in one Psychrobacter sanguinis window:
- a CDS encoding Spy/CpxP family protein refolding chaperone codes for MKKLVLSSILAVSGSLAMVGCTQASAVSESQTTPATKMQHKKGEHSKGGHHMGKRGSFEKLNLTDQQKAQMKALREAQKQKRQANAQQDKAKMQQLHAQTEALINSPTLNTAALNSLADQQAALSKQRFVERVQAQHTMAQILTAEQRAELKKMREEQKAKFQSKMADRAAKANAAAQ; via the coding sequence ATGAAAAAATTAGTATTAAGTTCGATATTGGCAGTATCAGGTAGTTTGGCAATGGTAGGCTGTACTCAGGCCAGTGCAGTTTCTGAGTCTCAAACCACGCCAGCCACTAAAATGCAGCACAAAAAAGGTGAGCACTCTAAAGGTGGTCACCATATGGGTAAGCGTGGTAGTTTTGAGAAGCTTAATTTAACGGATCAACAAAAAGCACAGATGAAAGCCTTGCGAGAAGCACAGAAGCAGAAGCGTCAAGCCAATGCTCAGCAAGACAAAGCAAAAATGCAGCAACTGCATGCACAGACTGAAGCGTTAATTAATAGCCCAACTTTAAACACTGCCGCCTTAAATAGCTTAGCTGATCAACAAGCCGCGTTATCAAAGCAGAGATTTGTTGAGCGTGTTCAAGCACAGCATACGATGGCTCAGATTTTAACTGCTGAGCAAAGAGCAGAATTGAAAAAAATGCGTGAAGAGCAAAAAGCCAAATTCCAAAGCAAAATGGCTGACAGAGCGGCTAAAGCAAACGCAGCTGCCCAGTAA
- the ygfZ gene encoding CAF17-like 4Fe-4S cluster assembly/insertion protein YgfZ, translating into MPTVSNLTFKQITLQGEDAGKFLQSQLTVNINKIDLSYIPAAIANLKGRIEFGIWVKKQAEDQFDIVISADCLPSLQAHLKKFGAFSKFTTSEPIDIYPCVLGADTDEQEATFSHNADKCDVEEWKALSIATGNYWIVEATQELFQPQELRLHQRGGVDYDKGCYLGQEVIARIYFKASPKAFLHRVKGEGEVPQPGASLDKVQVVNAIATQDNLGFEALVVARPEHLENSELQLLPLPTALQGNVARDA; encoded by the coding sequence ATGCCCACTGTGAGCAATTTAACGTTTAAACAAATCACTTTACAAGGTGAAGATGCTGGAAAATTCTTACAAAGCCAGTTAACGGTTAATATCAACAAAATCGATTTAAGTTATATTCCAGCGGCTATTGCCAATCTAAAAGGTCGTATCGAATTTGGTATTTGGGTCAAAAAACAAGCGGAAGATCAGTTTGATATCGTAATCAGTGCCGACTGTCTACCAAGCTTACAGGCTCACTTAAAAAAATTCGGTGCTTTTTCTAAGTTCACTACCTCAGAGCCCATTGATATCTATCCTTGTGTGTTAGGCGCAGACACGGATGAACAAGAGGCTACCTTTAGCCATAATGCAGACAAGTGCGATGTGGAAGAATGGAAAGCCCTAAGTATTGCGACAGGCAACTATTGGATTGTAGAGGCGACTCAAGAGCTGTTTCAACCTCAAGAACTGAGATTACATCAACGTGGCGGAGTAGATTATGATAAAGGCTGTTACCTAGGCCAAGAAGTTATCGCTCGAATTTACTTTAAAGCCTCACCGAAAGCTTTCTTACACCGCGTCAAAGGTGAGGGGGAAGTTCCTCAACCTGGCGCGAGCTTGGATAAGGTCCAAGTGGTGAATGCTATTGCAACACAAGATAATTTAGGCTTTGAAGCGTTAGTTGTGGCCCGCCCTGAACATTTAGAGAACTCCGAGCTACAGCTATTACCTTTGCCTACAGCCCTACAAGGCAATGTGGCACGTGATGCTTAA
- a CDS encoding cytochrome ubiquinol oxidase subunit I: MITEHLVDISRLQFAVTALYHFLFVPLTLGMVWILVIMESVYVTTGNQIWKDMTKYWGKLFGINFALGVTTGITMEFQFGTNWAYYSHYVGDIFGAPLAIEGLMAFFLESTMVGLFFFGWDRLSRAQHLIVTMLMALGTNLSALWILIANGWMQSPVGASFSYETMRMEMDSFATILFNPDAQNKFVHTVSAGYVTASMFVLSISALYLLRKRDVPFAKRSFQVASAFGIASILSVIVLGDESGYSIGAAQQTKMATIEAMWHTEPAPASFNLIAGINEKEQKNDWQIQIPYAMGLIGTRSLDKEIPGIHDIKAVNRVRIQNGIVAVSLLEQLRENPKDEMLKAQFEEVKDDLGFGLLLKKYTQDVSQATPEMIQKAVDDTIPAVKPMFWSFRGMVGLGFLMLALFATSMWHTVKGNFAEKTWLLKWAVIMLPAPWIAIELGWFVAEYGRQPWTIYGVLPTYLSVTNFSVANVYGSLAGFVGFYTILLIIEVYLMVKYVKLGPASLGTGRYDGETPRNVTPVSGKKEVDHVV; encoded by the coding sequence ATGATTACTGAACATCTAGTTGATATATCCCGCTTGCAGTTTGCGGTGACGGCGCTTTACCACTTTTTATTTGTCCCATTAACCTTGGGTATGGTTTGGATTCTGGTCATTATGGAATCCGTTTATGTCACAACAGGTAATCAAATCTGGAAGGACATGACTAAGTACTGGGGCAAACTCTTCGGTATTAACTTTGCTCTAGGGGTAACCACTGGGATTACCATGGAGTTCCAGTTTGGTACTAACTGGGCTTATTATTCGCATTATGTGGGTGATATCTTCGGTGCCCCTCTTGCCATTGAAGGTTTAATGGCTTTCTTCCTTGAATCCACCATGGTGGGTCTATTCTTTTTTGGTTGGGATAGATTGTCTCGTGCCCAGCATTTGATCGTTACTATGCTAATGGCCTTAGGGACCAACCTTTCTGCGTTATGGATTTTGATTGCTAACGGCTGGATGCAAAGCCCAGTAGGGGCGTCCTTTAGCTATGAAACCATGCGCATGGAAATGGACAGTTTCGCCACTATCTTATTCAACCCTGATGCGCAGAATAAATTCGTACATACTGTCTCTGCAGGCTATGTTACTGCCTCAATGTTTGTACTTTCTATTTCTGCCCTGTACTTGCTTCGCAAGCGCGATGTGCCTTTTGCCAAGCGTAGCTTCCAAGTGGCTTCAGCCTTTGGTATTGCTTCTATTTTAAGTGTTATCGTTTTAGGGGATGAATCAGGGTATTCAATCGGTGCCGCTCAGCAAACCAAGATGGCAACGATTGAGGCCATGTGGCATACCGAACCTGCACCGGCTTCTTTTAACCTGATTGCAGGTATTAATGAAAAAGAGCAAAAGAACGATTGGCAGATTCAGATTCCTTACGCGATGGGACTAATCGGTACGCGTTCGCTTGATAAAGAAATTCCAGGTATTCACGACATCAAGGCTGTGAACCGAGTACGTATTCAAAATGGGATTGTTGCCGTCAGCTTGCTTGAACAGCTGCGTGAAAATCCTAAAGATGAGATGTTGAAAGCACAGTTTGAAGAAGTGAAAGATGACCTAGGCTTTGGTTTATTGCTTAAAAAGTACACTCAAGATGTGTCACAAGCTACCCCAGAGATGATTCAAAAAGCAGTGGATGACACCATTCCTGCCGTAAAACCTATGTTCTGGTCATTCCGCGGTATGGTGGGTCTTGGTTTCTTAATGTTGGCATTATTTGCAACCAGTATGTGGCATACCGTAAAAGGCAACTTTGCAGAAAAAACATGGTTGTTAAAATGGGCTGTCATTATGTTGCCAGCACCGTGGATTGCCATTGAGCTTGGTTGGTTTGTGGCGGAATATGGCCGTCAACCTTGGACTATTTATGGGGTTCTGCCTACCTACCTTTCAGTTACCAACTTTAGTGTGGCCAACGTTTATGGCTCATTAGCAGGCTTCGTAGGTTTCTATACTATTTTACTTATCATTGAAGTTTATCTAATGGTTAAGTATGTGAAGTTAGGTCCAGCAAGCTTAGGCACAGGTCGTTATGATGGAGAAACTCCGCGTAATGTGACACCTGTAAGTGGCAAAAAGGAGGTCGACCATGTTGTTTGA
- a CDS encoding ABC transporter ATP-binding protein/permease produces MATLSTAEKSFLKQLVNTVRRPLSLAWLLTVISTLIFVWQAWLLASLFSLWLTNYFNKIPLSTGIDSAWFIGLALCFVLRPLLNMGRELLSSRASLKVRSELRQSLLSTMATLGPNLRHFGSDGSISSQIIDQTDALDGFISRFSVQKNVTVTTPLILLIAVAWQSKFAAALLLMTAPLVPIFMILIGHLTAKKNAAQFSALSQLSGRFLDWIRGMPTLKRLQATSIAEQDLAISSEEYRRRTMDVLKIAFLNGAVLELLAALSIALVAVYLGFGLMGILPWDKGHVPVAYFGALFILLLAPEFYVPLRQLGADYHAKAEAEGAVQSLLPIIKAAQLSKGDSVDTFKFDSEKDTSPEDLSQAPVDLSKPFGLTITNVSIQTPIISEDNILSGDSIISDNISEQYLSPAADGSKVDGSNIKGSDAHATDSLVKAMTYRTRLAPVSFELQPTERIALTGDSGSGKSSLLQAIMGFVDYQGTIQITLANSERIDIKQLPQQQLRQHMGYLAQQVALMPLTIAENLRLANPNATDQQLIDALKEVELWQLIERLPQGINTQLGDRGQGLSGGQQQRLGIAQLLLRNDSLWLLDEPTEHLDPDTAQRIHQLLQRVSIGKTVIWITHAYETLNWLDRQVTLSLPVALTEMGGDYE; encoded by the coding sequence ATGGCCACCCTTTCTACTGCCGAAAAAAGCTTTTTAAAACAGCTGGTAAATACCGTGCGCCGACCTCTTAGTCTGGCGTGGCTACTCACGGTTATAAGCACCCTTATTTTTGTGTGGCAAGCTTGGCTACTCGCCAGCCTCTTCAGCTTATGGCTAACCAACTACTTTAATAAGATACCGTTATCCACGGGTATTGATTCTGCTTGGTTTATAGGACTTGCACTGTGCTTTGTACTGCGACCTTTACTCAATATGGGGCGAGAATTATTGAGTAGCCGAGCCAGCTTAAAAGTCCGTAGTGAGTTAAGACAGTCATTACTGTCTACCATGGCTACTTTAGGGCCTAACTTACGTCATTTCGGCAGCGATGGCAGTATTTCCAGTCAAATTATTGACCAAACTGATGCCCTAGATGGGTTTATCAGCCGTTTTAGTGTGCAAAAGAATGTCACCGTTACCACGCCCCTTATTCTACTGATAGCAGTGGCTTGGCAGAGTAAGTTTGCAGCCGCACTACTGTTAATGACCGCCCCTTTAGTGCCTATATTTATGATCCTAATTGGTCATCTTACCGCCAAAAAAAACGCGGCTCAATTTAGTGCCTTGTCACAGTTAAGTGGTCGTTTTTTGGATTGGATTCGGGGTATGCCAACTCTGAAACGACTACAAGCCACTTCCATTGCCGAGCAGGACTTGGCCATTAGTAGTGAAGAGTATCGTCGCCGCACTATGGATGTACTGAAGATTGCGTTTTTAAATGGTGCAGTACTTGAGCTGTTGGCCGCCCTGAGTATCGCACTGGTTGCGGTCTATCTTGGTTTCGGATTAATGGGTATTTTGCCGTGGGACAAAGGTCATGTCCCTGTGGCTTATTTCGGGGCGTTATTTATTTTACTATTAGCCCCTGAATTTTATGTCCCTCTACGTCAACTTGGTGCGGATTATCATGCCAAAGCTGAAGCCGAAGGCGCGGTACAAAGCTTGTTGCCCATTATTAAAGCAGCGCAGCTTAGCAAAGGCGACTCAGTAGATACCTTCAAATTTGATTCTGAGAAAGACACAAGTCCGGAGGATCTGTCACAAGCTCCTGTCGACTTATCAAAACCCTTTGGATTAACAATAACAAACGTCAGCATTCAGACCCCTATTATTAGCGAAGATAATATTCTTAGCGGCGATAGCATTATTAGCGACAATATTTCAGAACAATACCTAAGCCCTGCTGCTGATGGCTCTAAAGTTGATGGCTCTAATATTAAGGGTTCGGATGCTCATGCCACTGATAGTTTAGTCAAAGCAATGACTTATCGCACCCGTTTGGCCCCAGTCAGTTTCGAGTTACAGCCTACAGAAAGGATAGCCTTGACGGGAGACAGTGGCAGCGGCAAGTCCAGTTTATTACAGGCGATAATGGGATTCGTTGATTATCAGGGTACTATCCAAATTACCCTTGCCAATTCAGAGCGTATAGACATCAAACAACTGCCTCAACAGCAGCTCAGACAACACATGGGCTACTTAGCACAGCAGGTGGCATTGATGCCACTGACCATCGCTGAAAACTTACGCCTTGCCAATCCTAATGCCACAGACCAGCAGCTTATTGATGCGCTTAAAGAAGTCGAGCTTTGGCAGCTTATTGAGCGCTTGCCCCAAGGAATTAACACCCAGCTTGGCGATAGAGGTCAAGGTTTGTCAGGCGGTCAACAGCAGCGTTTGGGCATTGCCCAATTACTGCTAAGAAATGACAGTCTATGGCTATTAGACGAGCCCACTGAGCATCTCGACCCCGATACCGCGCAGCGTATTCATCAACTTCTGCAGCGGGTTAGCATTGGCAAAACAGTCATATGGATTACCCATGCCTATGAGACGTTAAACTGGTTAGATAGACAAGTAACGCTGTCTCTTCCGGTAGCTTTGACTGAAATGGGAGGTGATTATGAATAA
- a CDS encoding amino acid ABC transporter ATP-binding/permease protein, which produces MNKQKVTESKVNSQQLLDSAAPTPVFRLRDMFKPSFDLWVFSWILGLVTALSMIALLMISGWFITGAALAGMIAVGSHAFNYMLPAGIIRMLAMARTAGRYGELMVSHNAVFDLLKTLRLRFFNRLAALPLIQQRNTLHASQYMHRLVSDIDKLDEFILRVISPWLVGSVSVLLLALFISWALPVSAVSKITIYLLLLLALLLPLIVSLRGINRAKKLSQVSEARRQKLLAPLAIITQLLLWRQWQTQTKIYIAQDNELQKLEWSAQKLRSTVMLLIQWFFYAAVLVVLFSIFQLSSNATSPQAVLNNIDVPLVLAVTLGLLGIQEIIVPFGQHYLALGNSVSAKDRLNALLTASELEPNSEKTIFDNKTDENYSASNHKLKNHAGLKLPTGPLNAKLTQVSAKIPNALVGAQDVNVSMHSGTPLIIKGPSGCGKSTLLQALAGELPLTSGHATLNDANWFDYEWQDQLGYLGQQLDIFDQTLAANLRLGKADATDDELLVALDKVGLLPWLHAQPQGLDTPLGEYGAAISGGQARRVALARLLLKPRRVLLLDEPFAGLDVETREKVWHSVRVHQQQDLLIVVSHHEWDMGQCDVLRLKENIFID; this is translated from the coding sequence ATGAATAAGCAGAAAGTCACTGAAAGCAAGGTCAACTCGCAGCAGCTACTAGATTCAGCAGCGCCTACCCCCGTGTTTCGCCTACGTGATATGTTTAAGCCCTCTTTTGATTTATGGGTATTCTCTTGGATCTTAGGACTGGTCACAGCGCTATCGATGATTGCACTATTGATGATATCAGGCTGGTTTATCACCGGAGCGGCTTTGGCTGGCATGATTGCGGTAGGGTCACATGCTTTTAACTATATGCTACCCGCCGGCATTATCCGTATGCTTGCCATGGCACGCACTGCAGGTCGCTATGGCGAGCTAATGGTATCGCACAATGCGGTTTTTGATTTATTGAAGACCTTACGCTTACGCTTTTTTAATCGCTTGGCTGCATTGCCGTTGATACAACAGCGTAATACGCTACATGCTTCACAATATATGCACCGCTTGGTCAGTGATATTGATAAGTTAGATGAGTTTATCCTTAGAGTAATCTCGCCTTGGCTGGTGGGCAGCGTTTCGGTTTTATTATTGGCTTTATTTATCAGCTGGGCATTACCTGTCAGTGCAGTGAGTAAAATTACGATTTATTTGTTGTTATTACTAGCGTTGCTACTGCCTTTGATTGTCAGCTTAAGAGGCATTAACCGCGCGAAAAAACTGTCGCAGGTTTCTGAAGCCCGTCGCCAAAAACTGCTTGCACCGTTGGCTATTATTACCCAACTGCTACTTTGGCGACAATGGCAAACCCAAACCAAAATTTATATCGCTCAAGACAATGAATTACAAAAGTTGGAATGGAGCGCTCAAAAACTACGCTCTACTGTCATGCTACTTATTCAATGGTTCTTTTATGCTGCCGTATTGGTGGTATTATTTTCAATATTCCAACTCTCTAGCAATGCTACCTCGCCTCAAGCTGTGCTTAATAACATAGATGTGCCACTGGTATTGGCAGTAACTTTAGGCTTATTAGGTATACAAGAGATTATTGTGCCGTTCGGTCAGCATTACTTGGCGTTAGGCAACAGTGTCTCTGCCAAAGATCGTCTCAATGCCTTATTAACCGCCTCAGAACTTGAACCAAATAGCGAAAAAACAATCTTCGATAATAAGACAGACGAGAACTATTCGGCGAGCAACCATAAACTTAAGAATCATGCAGGATTAAAACTACCCACTGGGCCACTTAACGCTAAGTTGACCCAGGTCTCTGCTAAAATTCCTAACGCTTTGGTAGGTGCACAAGATGTGAATGTTAGCATGCATTCTGGTACCCCCTTAATTATCAAAGGCCCTTCTGGATGTGGTAAATCTACCTTACTGCAAGCTTTGGCAGGTGAGCTGCCTTTAACCTCAGGTCACGCTACCTTAAACGATGCCAATTGGTTCGATTATGAGTGGCAAGATCAACTGGGTTATTTGGGGCAGCAATTGGATATCTTTGACCAAACTTTGGCCGCTAACCTACGCCTTGGCAAGGCAGATGCTACGGACGATGAGTTGTTAGTTGCTTTGGATAAAGTAGGTTTACTGCCTTGGTTACATGCTCAGCCTCAAGGGTTAGATACGCCTTTAGGAGAATATGGTGCCGCTATCTCTGGCGGACAGGCCAGACGCGTTGCTTTAGCCCGACTGCTCTTAAAGCCGCGCCGTGTGTTACTGCTTGATGAACCCTTTGCCGGACTAGACGTCGAGACCCGTGAGAAAGTATGGCATAGTGTGCGGGTCCATCAGCAGCAAGATTTATTGATTGTAGTCAGTCACCACGAGTGGGACATGGGCCAATGTGACGTGCTAAGGTTGAAAGAAAATATTTTTATTGATTAG
- a CDS encoding zinc ribbon domain-containing protein YjdM: MSLPNCPNCDSDLTYEDGALLVCPMCAHEWTAAESDGTAAAAEDNVIRDAVGNELQDGDAVTVIKDLKVKGSSTPLKVGTKVKSIRLLHDAPDDHDIDCKIDGFGQMKLKSSVVKKA; the protein is encoded by the coding sequence ATGAGCTTACCTAATTGCCCTAATTGTGATTCTGATTTAACTTATGAAGATGGCGCCTTATTGGTTTGCCCTATGTGTGCTCACGAATGGACAGCTGCTGAATCAGATGGAACGGCTGCTGCTGCAGAAGATAATGTGATTCGTGATGCAGTGGGTAATGAATTACAGGATGGCGATGCCGTTACTGTTATCAAAGATTTAAAAGTGAAAGGTTCTTCTACGCCCTTGAAAGTCGGCACAAAAGTGAAAAGCATTCGTTTACTACATGACGCTCCAGACGACCATGACATTGACTGCAAAATCGATGGTTTTGGTCAAATGAAGTTAAAGTCATCGGTGGTTAAAAAGGCTTAA
- the ppk2 gene encoding polyphosphate kinase 2, producing the protein MSKKSGKPEKINDEYVTNQKKIEKYETQKKKDGSRIKTKEVIDQVLLKDLNEGNFDSISENLQALIHDASPDDLEKLKDLFAKHALANAVKTGEKKDDELSDNWREGGYPYKNRLSRKTYEKQKYHLQVELLKLQKWVRENNQKVVIIFEGRDAAGKGGSIKRFMENLNPRSARVVALDKPTEREMGQWYFQRYIQHLPAAGEMVLFDRSWYNRAGVERVMGFCTEEQYQIFMKQTPEFERHLIDSGIHLIKFWFSVSRDEQRRRFKQREAHPLKQWKLSPIDMASLDKWDEYTLAKEAMFYNTDTAESPWIVIKSDCKKRARLNAMRYVLNKLPYEGRNQKQVGNVDPLIVGRAGALYELGEKSDLAI; encoded by the coding sequence ATGTCAAAGAAAAGCGGTAAACCAGAAAAGATTAATGATGAGTACGTGACCAATCAAAAAAAGATTGAAAAGTATGAAACACAGAAGAAAAAAGATGGCTCACGAATCAAGACCAAAGAGGTTATTGACCAAGTATTATTGAAAGACTTGAATGAAGGTAATTTCGATAGTATCTCTGAAAATTTACAAGCGTTAATACATGATGCTTCACCCGATGATCTTGAAAAGCTTAAAGATTTATTTGCAAAACATGCGTTAGCCAATGCGGTTAAAACAGGTGAGAAAAAAGACGATGAGTTGTCAGATAACTGGCGTGAAGGCGGCTATCCTTATAAAAACCGTTTATCCCGTAAAACGTATGAAAAGCAAAAATACCACCTACAAGTAGAGCTACTGAAACTACAGAAGTGGGTACGTGAAAACAATCAAAAAGTGGTTATTATCTTTGAAGGTCGTGATGCGGCTGGTAAAGGGGGTTCTATCAAACGCTTTATGGAAAACCTAAACCCTCGTAGTGCCAGGGTAGTAGCGCTTGATAAGCCGACAGAACGTGAAATGGGGCAATGGTATTTCCAACGTTACATTCAGCATTTGCCTGCTGCCGGTGAAATGGTGTTATTTGACCGTTCTTGGTATAACCGTGCTGGCGTTGAGCGTGTGATGGGTTTCTGTACCGAAGAGCAGTACCAAATCTTTATGAAACAAACCCCCGAGTTTGAAAGACATTTGATTGATTCGGGTATTCATCTCATTAAGTTTTGGTTCTCTGTAAGCCGTGATGAGCAGCGTCGTCGCTTTAAGCAACGTGAAGCGCACCCCTTAAAACAGTGGAAGCTGTCTCCTATTGATATGGCATCACTAGACAAGTGGGATGAGTATACTTTAGCGAAAGAAGCCATGTTCTATAACACGGACACGGCAGAGTCGCCTTGGATTGTTATCAAATCAGATTGTAAAAAACGTGCTCGTCTAAATGCCATGCGTTATGTATTAAATAAACTTCCCTATGAAGGAAGAAACCAGAAGCAAGTCGGTAATGTGGACCCGTTAATTGTGGGCCGTGCTGGTGCCTTGTATGAATTGGGCGAAAAGTCTGATTTAGCCATCTAA